The proteins below come from a single Mesobacillus jeotgali genomic window:
- a CDS encoding cytidine deaminase codes for MNKEQLVESARQTKKNAYAPYSKFPVGAALLLKDGTVYNGVNVENVSFGATNCAERTAIFTAVANGYKKGDFEAIAVSGDTADFLPPCSICRQVMAEFFSPDMPVYLTNDKKEIRELALKELLPYAFTDLDM; via the coding sequence ATGAACAAAGAACAATTAGTGGAGAGTGCGCGTCAGACGAAAAAGAATGCTTATGCGCCTTATTCTAAATTTCCTGTTGGTGCAGCTTTGCTGCTAAAAGATGGTACCGTTTACAACGGAGTTAATGTTGAAAATGTATCTTTCGGTGCGACAAATTGCGCTGAGAGAACGGCTATTTTTACTGCTGTGGCAAATGGTTATAAGAAGGGTGACTTCGAGGCGATCGCCGTCTCTGGTGATACAGCCGACTTCCTGCCGCCTTGCAGCATCTGCAGACAAGTGATGGCGGAATTCTTTTCACCAGATATGCCGGTGTACTTAACGAATGATAAAAAAGAAATCCGCGAGCTGGCTTTGAAAGAATTATTGCCATACGCGTTTACAGACTTGGATATGTAA
- a CDS encoding DUF4440 domain-containing protein, translating into MEKNLKKHLQALEESHTGLEVRTSREKLDEILADGFFEIGSSGYMFDKKECLETGVVLTEMSLHNYKIYPLAQDVVLSTYFIVDQTRDRNTLRSSIWKLIDDRWQLYFHQGTISPLQLSEVIRENNKIVFGDD; encoded by the coding sequence ATGGAGAAGAATTTAAAGAAACACTTACAAGCATTGGAGGAGAGTCACACAGGACTTGAAGTACGAACAAGTCGTGAAAAGCTGGATGAAATACTCGCGGACGGGTTCTTTGAAATAGGCAGTTCAGGCTATATGTTTGATAAGAAAGAATGCCTTGAAACTGGAGTTGTGTTGACTGAAATGTCACTGCATAACTATAAAATTTACCCTTTGGCACAAGATGTAGTCTTATCTACTTATTTTATTGTTGATCAAACCAGGGACCGTAACACATTACGCAGCTCTATATGGAAACTTATTGATGATAGATGGCAATTATATTTTCATCAAGGAACTATTTCACCATTGCAATTGAGCGAAGTTATTAGAGAAAACAACAAGATTGTTTTTGGTGATGACTAA